From Phyllopteryx taeniolatus isolate TA_2022b chromosome 18, UOR_Ptae_1.2, whole genome shotgun sequence, the proteins below share one genomic window:
- the uts1 gene encoding urotensin 1, producing the protein MQCRSLLVLSSLLLSALLPPPPASAAAAGRLRTPQPAPTHLRAATGGDVTAARLLSFGVPRLILRGTPEEEEENDDDDDVNDEEPKFKMRREFAPLSIDLTFHLLRNMIHNARTEEHRMRAELNRKVLDEVGK; encoded by the coding sequence ATGCAGTGTCGGTCCTTGCTCGTCCTGTCGTCGCTCCTCCTGTCGGcgctcctccctcctcctccagcctccgccgccgccgccggccgCCTGCGGACACCGCAGCCGGCCCCGACGCACCTGAGGGCGGCCACCGGCGGGGACGTCACCGCCGCCCGTCTGCTCAGTTTCGGCGTCCCGCGACTCATCCTCAGGGGGAcgccggaggaggaggaggagaatgatgatgatgatgacgtgAACGACGAAGAGCCGAAGTTCAAGATGCGCAGAGAGTTCGCGCCGCTCTCCATCGACCTGACCTTTCACCTCTTGAGAAACATGATCCACAATGCGCGCACGGAGGAGCACCGGATGCGCGCAGAACTCAACCGGAAGGTGCTTGACGAGGTcggaaagtaa
- the mpv17 gene encoding protein Mpv17, whose protein sequence is MAGLWRSYQALMARRPWTVQIVTAGSLVGVGDIISQQLIERRGLARHDVRRTAKMMSIGFFFVGPVVGSWYKILDRLVAGGSKSAAMKKMMIDQLCFAPCFLGAFLALSGVLNGLSVRQNVAKLRRDYTDALISNYYLWPPVQMANFYFIPLQHRLAVVQVVAVAWNSYLTWKANTL, encoded by the exons ATGGCGGGCCTGTGGCGGTCCTACCAGGCCTTGATGGCAAGACGCCCCTGGACGGTGCAGATTGTGACCGCCG GCTCCCTGGTGGGCGTGGGCGACATCATCTCGCAGCAACTGATCGAACGACGCGGACTCGCTCGACACGACGTGCGCCGCACAGCCAAGATGATGAGcattggatttttctttgtg GGCCCGGTCGTCGGCAGCTGGTACAAAATTCTGGACCGCCTGGTGGCGGGAGGAAGCAAGAGTGCGGCcatgaagaagatgatgatcGATCAG TTGTGCTTCGCTCCGTGTTTCTTGGGTGCCTTCCTGGCTCTGTCGGGCGTTCTGAACGGGCTCAGCGTGCGGCAGAACGTCGCCAAGCTGCGCCGG GACTACACAGACGCGCTTATCTCAAACTATTAT CTATGGCCACCGGTGCAGATGGCCAACTTCTACTTCATCCCACTGCAACACAG GTTGGCTGTGGTGCAGGTGGTGGCTGTGGCCTGGAACTCCTACTTGACCTGGAAGGCCAACACCTTGTGA